The sequence tgttgttttttttatcccAACAAGAaagtaatttcattaatttgaaaataaatttaaagaaatgtaaacaacaattaaccaaaataaaattagttaataaagAGTTCGAAAAGACCtctatttttgttaatatacaaTGTACACCTCTCAATCATAGCCAAACAAGCATTTTTGACAATTTGTTGTGGCATTTCTTGAATTGCTTGTCGAACGGCTGCTTCAAGTTCTTCCACTGTAGTATGATTCGTGTGATACACTTGATCTTTTAGGTATCCCCATACACAGAAATGAAGGGGCGTCAAATCAGGTGAGTGGGCAGGTCACGCAATAGGACCTCGATTTCCTATCCAATTATTTCCATATTGTTCATTTTGGCAGATTTGTACGCAGAGGtgccatcttgttgaaaccacatgtTGAACATGAAATCTAGGAGATTCCCGACTTTTTCTGAAGAACCGGTTGCAAAATACTGACCGTTTGCCTAAATCTCCCCCACATGATATGGGTGGTattcaaactttttgaaaactCGTTGGGCGGTAGTTTTTCGATTTGCTGAAGCGATGTGCGGGGATTTTCCAAGACACTTTGCAAtactaaattttcaaaatttttgtcgCTATTTCAGTTTCTGTTGGGCTTGTTTAATGAACCCTTACTTCAATAAATTATCTCGCAATCTACTGAAAGGCACTAAACCTGGTTGTCGTCTTTCTAAAAAGCGCTAATTGTATATTTCTCTAGCTCGTTTAGCATTTCTGCATTACAATATGAAGCAATCATATAAATATACCTTTTCTCCATTTGTAAATTTCTTCATCTCAAACTTATAGTTGAGTAAAGAGAGTTTAtcacaaaaacttaaataaatgttttaagcatttttttaagaatttatacatttgattcgtaaaatttgactacatgcgcccacgtactattttgttaaacgcctgaccttagtcacagccactcaagcgtgaaaagtttcACAGGTCCGgacttattaaatttatttgtatttaaaactttattattcgggatttttgggtttagttttattaagttagaaattcagaatagttgatagcaagataatatttaatttaaatataagatttaagtacgtaaaatgagtttaaccaaaaattttaatttaataagtttagtttttagcgccatcagtcccttataacaagtgatgagagaataggtgatacgaattacttaggcccatttattctgtggattaaggcattacatatttactttttgacacaaaagtgtaaaatgttttggtttgtcttcaaattttatatatttcctttttttgggaattgagatttatttttccttggtggtgattattaatggggattttggctgccatattcaatgtctcCAAATCTtcaaatcttatacaaaacactacattttaagtatactggattcTAAAACTACAGcaaggatactaaatacttttataaatttaaccactcttttgaatctggcccaaaaagttaatacaattttctaaattctgtttttttgccattgttctttagcagtttcttccactaaggaaggaaacagtttctctgttgccgccatggattccaatttcatctcgcacatcagcatatggatactaaagcattacattatatatactttattgtgtcgctgaagaacaaacaggggcagtaagctgaaaaaaacaaaactttaaactttttaacgtttaattaataaaaataaggttaatggcaaaaaagggactttttcctagagaatggaaatcatacatcaatcataaatgtatcataccatgtttcggctaaataatatatggatctttcatcatcttaagcttaaatccaagttatatcaggtatctccgcaaggttgagactgagaaatgtttgtcccttgccgataaggtgtctctatggtcagaacctcattgtttttgtatttagaatacacacctttccttagcaatttggcaatatccgtgccaagtccctttgattgtcctgcatctttcctttttattctgcctttaatccttttttttacaggcatattgtactatagggaacccctgttaaaaacgctgttttttgcaaaacactacaatcatttgtgaactgaggatcattccttagattgttatagatatttagataaatttgtttagcatttgtacttaaacaattacgttttaaaactgcttgatttcctctgtagcttctacttcccttgcttctttttgcttcctcaacactagaaaatgaactatcagaactatgtaagtctaaatcgctatccagatcactcttattgtttttatcacaaatgttattgtctttcttgtacacccacggtctccataagcccgcacaaacactttcctcttcatttgccaaattttcctgcctattttcccagggtcgaaacattttaaggtctttaggtataataccaaaacaaatccacaaacacaaataaaaaaacacacttcctcacagtaaaaactgcaaaaaaattagacgaatacaggccaaattctaaattctttactttcataaacgtgtaaaaagcataaccggcaaaacacgtcaaataataacctcacatggccccccctcccaactattaaaggtgatagacccatccaacaactattttaaaggcgatagacccatccttaaagatctctttaaaaacacgttgaaagtaatacaaaaactgcccaaaaatttatttgggtacggccccgtaattcttaaaatcagtgggatagagagagatacacaatcacttgcacagcctaaagtagaatcgccagaacgcaggtgttttatctttgtttagtagactggctaaaaagaggtaacaagtctgtgagtgctggaagtgtttaaaatattttgtaagatgcttgaaTTTAGTCcacggtcaattttttgatattattttcttgtgatattattttctttctaaaaattgacattatcgaaagaaaaattaaaaatagtataaaacatgggattttacgtatatttaaaatgatttcatagatagacaatataaaattttgccatttaaacacgtatatcatgcgacaataaatatgacataggcgcagggactagttagtgcggcatctgcgacacatcaaagattctaatagatctctgaactggactttaataACGTActtgtaatatatgtaaaaaaaatggttttaaaagaaaaacgttcatatattttataatcaCAAGCTGGTCattgtattatattttcaaaCCATGAAACAAAATGAAATACTTGACAACTTGTGAGGGTGAGACTTTAAGTATCTCATTTTGAATAATATggcaaattttttttctgtttaaaaaaatgacttacCGATCGAGCGTCCTTCACAATATCCTCAAAATTTCCTGTAGGGTTGAGTaacaaaaattgcattttaCAGCCCTTTTTATCCGGATTTTTAGTAACTAAAATTCTACCATCCTCATAACTGTAGGTCAAAGattcaaaaaaagaaacgacTGCCATAAGAGGATTATTTGGTATTGATAATTTAGACATTTCTGTCGGCTTTTCGCCTGATGATGCCTTTTTGTTTTCTATCGATGACAAAAAGTCTTTTAAACCAGACCTTTTACTTGAACTGCCTTTTTTGATCGTTTCTTCagttagtggatattttagagCGTAAGACCTGACCTAAAGAaagaactaaataaataaaaatgcgatTAGATAAAGTAAAACTACCTTTTGAGCAATCTTAGAagatttgcaaaattttattaaatgaaagaaGTTGTACTGTTCTATACCAGCCGAAAGCACAAAATtctctaatgtaaatatttctgtagTTTCGTCTTTCAAatctttatctaaaaataaaaaaatatgctatcTCAATCAGTGTGTATTCTAATGTAATAATTTAGCATAAATTCAGTTATTAATTTGTTCCATCTACTAATTCGACCACATTTGAGTATGCAGCTATAATTTGGTCACCTCAAGAAAAGGGTCATTAACATAGAAAATGTTCAAGGTTTCTAAGATGTCTTTACGTAAAACCACATAGTGAACATACAAAACAATATGAACCATagaatttatctttaatttttttaaaagttttttatagatAATTAGCTATTTGTTCACTTTTTAAAATCATGTTACCTAAATGCAATAAAATGATCCATCTATGtgatatagatatttttaatacaagtaTAGTTTAAAAAGGGTGATACTTAGTGAAGGAATAAATAAAGTGGTTTAGTAATCTGATGTGCTAGTCTACACCCTAGCACTATAAATATTATACCttgtaactttaattttttttaatttttattattttatctagtAATTTTCATTTAGGTTTGTCTTAGCGTAAGTTTTTATTTCGGGAGAACAATAAAATGTGTTTTGATAAATGTAAATGAATgaacaaaaaatcattaacttACCAAACATAGAAATCAGCTTACTCACAACGAAAATCAATTGGTTTAGGAACCTGAGGGTCGTTGCAGAAAACATAGTACTATATCTctgtttataacattttaaacaatGAAGAGAGTAAAATAGCTGGGAATAATTAAGCTCAGCTCCGTGCATTTGCGCTAAAGCCTCTAAAAGATTATGTGCCTCGTCTATAATTACAATGTTGTTTTTTAGCCTAATTCCACTTGCTTCTCTGGTCGATTTATGCAGGAGGGTGTTATAGGGAactaatattgaaaattactaATCAGAAtaatacacatttttaattttacccaaCTACACGTACCCAAAATGACTTCAGCATCTTCGGCTCCCTTTCTGCTGGCATAGTAAGGACAAGCACTCAGTTCTTTACCAACTTGCACAAGATCTTCTATGTCATGAACTTGGTTGAGAGCGAAATCTCTTAAGTCTTctatgtttgtttgtttaaaataggGACACTGGCAGTTTGacgtttttgatttttttaaagttttaccaTTCTCGTCCCGCTTCGATTGTGAAGACTGTTTCTTTTGTAAATCTAAacatcttgaaaaaaattaatatttttatgataaatatacATTTCCGTTGTAACAAATTACCGTTCATTTATAAGTGTCATATTGCTTAAAGCTTTTACATCTGAATTAATACAATAGTTCTGTCTAGAAGCTAGTGAAACCACCCTAACATTTTCTGCGAAAGGAGATTTTCTTATTTCACCAACAAACTGAGAAAGCTGAGAATGGGTACGACTTGCTATAATAATCTACAAAAGACATTTAGGCctcaattttattgaaaaagttgATTGTTACCTGTGTAGGGTAAAACTTATCATTAGTttcatcttcttcatcatcaTCTTCTTCTTCTGGTTCTTGGCTAGTttgttcatttaataaaatatcttcatCCTCAATTTCTGATATCGCTTCAATTTCCTTTTCtgaatttgttattttagtgCCTTTCTGTGGTAATAAGCTATTGGAATGTGTCTTTTTGTAGTTAAATTGTTTTGGTTTACATCCTTCTGTTCtgatgttttcaatttttttatcatagtTATCAATTTTTCGTTGTTCTAGCTGAAAATAATATTACGAACGATTCAACCCCATTTTATTTATGCTAATTCAAGATTTAAAATTACCTTCAATTTATTTAACTTCCCAGTGATTTCAATTTCTTTAGATTGCGAAGAAAACCAATCGGTTTCGTCAATAGCTAGTAGTTCTTTTTTCTCTTCTAATGTAGTAATTTGGTCGTTTAGGTGTTGTCTTTCATGTTCGTCATGATCTTTTAGCCACTTTAGTGCCCCGCAGATAATACTTAATGATTTTCCCTAAATTAGAGATAACTATATTATGTGTCCAGTGAAGATCCagattatataataaaataatttttaattttttagtagacTAGTTGcagaaataattaaaaggtTCCTACTTAAAAAAGCTGAAAGGTAACAAATATgaatggtttaaatttaaatttacggaTTTTGTGGTGAATAATTagagtttatttattttcttgtttacacattttacatattttacataCATAGTTACACAAGTATTAACACgaatttgtgtaattttttttaagtaaatgtaaaaaatttacaaaaaaaggaacaaaaaactttacaattttaacataatttgAAGTAAGGGGAAGAAAAGATTTTTATCAACTCTCGAATGAATGAATGATTAGTTGTGCTAAAACTGCAtatatatgcatttttaaatacgCTGCCACAATTATTTTTGGTCCAGAAAGAAATAGATCAGAGGATTCGTATCTGAAGAACTCTCGACACAGCACAGGGTCATCATTACCTTTCCAGAGTTGCTGAACTATCTAGGGAGAAGTAATGATGGTTCTTGAAATTTGCGGTGAATCTTTATTTTGATGTATTCTTTAaggaataatttgtttttagaaaaagcaCATTTATCACCTCTATAAGAGTACTAAGATATAAGGGTACTAAGCTCAAGAATTACAGGAATCAACAACAGATTAGTATTAGCTAAAATAAGAAGATGTGTACAAAGAAAACCAAAAGATataaacccaacccaacccaacccataatagttgaaaaacttaatataaagACCATGAGCGATGCTACCGCAAAGTACTTATACCAGCAAAGACTGAAGCAGAAAATTCATGAATATAAAATACAGAATGAAAATGATGTTGAGACTGCCTGCATGAAACTTAGCAATAATATACCAGCACCTGCAAAGGAAGCACTAGGTCAAACTAAACAAAACCATGGTTTACCAAAGAGATCAAAATACTTGCGGCGAAGAAAAGAAAAGCTTACCTACAAGATTACAAAATGGTTCGAAACGGTGAACGCAGCAATTCAGGAAATTAAAAGGGAAGGAAGAGAGTTCCGGTAGAAGTACTCAATGGACATGGAACACGATTTATACGAAGGCCAAAGAAAAATATGGAGTATACTATAAAACCGCAAAAAACCTATTAACGACTATGTACAAACCAAATCAATAACAACAGAAGCGTGGGAGAGATACTTTGAAGCTCTCTATAGTAAAACACACATAAAAGAGACGGTAGTACTAGAACCTGAAAATGATAACATCAAAACCAACCAAGAAGATAAAAATCAAAGGATACAAATAGAAGAAATTAAATCAGCAGTGTCCAAGCTGAAAGATCGAAAAACGCCAGAATTGGATAATATCAATAATGAACTGATCAAATATGGAGGGGACGCATTATTGGAcgaaataccaattttatttaacaaaatatataatatatctaaGGTGCCAGAAGAGTGGAAACAGAGTATAACGatcccaatttaaaaaaaaagagaaaagatGGATCCACAAAATTATATAGACTTTGGTCTGTTAAACGCATTCAAAGctatttacaaaaattctaGCCGAAAAAATTCTAGACTGTCATCAGTGAAGAACAAAAGGGTTTCGACAAAATAGATCCACCACAGATGCAATATTCATGTTAAGACAAATAGCGGAAAAATCAATTGAGTATAACAAACATGCCTTTATGTGCTTTTTCAACCAACAAAAGTATTCGATAGCAATaccataaaattattaaaagaca comes from Anthonomus grandis grandis chromosome 4, icAntGran1.3, whole genome shotgun sequence and encodes:
- the LOC126734871 gene encoding ATP-dependent DNA helicase DDX11, with the protein product MDSNLSTLPVPEEFPFPFKSYEIQLEFMKCLYSVLEEKKLGIFESPTGTGKSLSIICGALKWLKDHDEHERQHLNDQITTLEEKKELLAIDETDWFSSQSKEIEITGKLNKLKLEQRKIDNYDKKIENIRTEGCKPKQFNYKKTHSNSLLPQKGTKITNSEKEIEAISEIEDEDILLNEQTSQEPEEEDDDEEDETNDKFYPTQIIIASRTHSQLSQFVGEIRKSPFAENVRVVSLASRQNYCINSDVKALSNMTLINERCLDLQKKQSSQSKRDENGKTLKKSKTSNCQCPYFKQTNIEDLRDFALNQVHDIEDLVQVGKELSACPYYASRKGAEDAEVILVPYNTLLHKSTREASGIRLKNNIVIIDEAHNLLEALAQMHGAELNYSQLFYSLHCLKCYKQRYSTMFSATTLRFLNQLIFVVSKLISMFDKDLKDETTEIFTLENFVLSAGIEQYNFFHLIKFCKSSKIAQKVRSYALKYPLTEETIKKGSSSKRSGLKDFLSSIENKKASSGEKPTEMSKLSIPNNPLMAVVSFFESLTYSYEDGRILVTKNPDKKGCKMQFLLLNPTGNFEDIVKDARSVIVAGGTMKPNTEFRDRLFIGAGAKPANIVEFSCDHIIPEENILPISVTKGPKQEKLLFNFSNRMSMGPVLMDIIKRTCDLVKGGIVVFFPSYNYENWVFEQIKSVNLGRILFREPQKSGSVDEVLEKYSATIKKSRTGAILFSVVGGKLSEGLNFSDDLGRCVIVVGLPYANIMAVDLKEKMTFLDKKEGQGAGQQFYENLCMKAVNQCIGRAVRHKNDYATVLLLDERYGKPGTSNALPGWIKRSLKIRDCQGAFELINEFFKNK